A section of the Solitalea canadensis DSM 3403 genome encodes:
- a CDS encoding glycerol-3-phosphate dehydrogenase/oxidase — MKKRNALIDQLEQEEIWDIVIVGGGATGLGIALDAVTRGYKTLLLEQHDFAKGTSSRSTKLVHGGVRYMAQGDLALVKEACFERGLLLKNAPHLVKNQSFVIPNYSYWNNLKYTIGLKFYDFLAGKLSLGKSEYINKAETKNLLPTIKTEGLKGGVRYHDGQFDDSRLAVNIAQSAIENNACLLNYFKVKGLLKSETGQVAGVVAQDIETNKSYEIKAKSVINATGVFVDDVLLMDKPEARRIVRPSQGIHLMLDKKFLPGNDALMIPETSDGRVLFAVPWHDKLVVGTTDTLRDHPELEPHALEEEINFILNTAAAYLVNKPQRSDVLSVFVGLRPLAAVEGNNQSTKEISRSHKIIVSSSKLITITGGKWTTYRRMAQDTLEKAIKLDLLPNRPCVTQNFKIHGYKEKVDRTDPLYIYGSDKDALLQLSHTERELSEKLHPAHPHLKAEVVWCVRNEFARTVEDILSRRVRLLFLDARAAVEAAPTVARLIANELNKDENWINQQIADFTALAKEYILPNK; from the coding sequence ATGAAAAAAAGAAATGCATTAATTGATCAACTTGAGCAGGAAGAAATTTGGGATATAGTGATAGTTGGCGGAGGCGCAACCGGTTTGGGAATTGCTCTCGACGCTGTTACACGAGGCTATAAGACCCTATTGCTTGAGCAACATGATTTTGCCAAAGGAACTTCAAGTCGCAGTACTAAATTAGTACACGGCGGAGTTCGATACATGGCACAAGGCGATCTTGCTTTGGTTAAAGAAGCTTGCTTTGAACGTGGCCTTCTACTAAAAAACGCTCCACATTTAGTAAAGAACCAATCATTTGTAATTCCCAATTATTCATATTGGAATAATCTGAAATACACCATTGGTTTAAAATTCTACGATTTCCTCGCCGGAAAACTAAGCTTAGGAAAATCGGAATACATAAATAAGGCTGAAACAAAAAATCTTTTGCCTACCATAAAAACAGAAGGATTAAAAGGAGGCGTAAGGTATCACGACGGCCAGTTTGACGATTCGCGCCTGGCGGTAAACATTGCACAATCGGCTATTGAAAATAATGCTTGTTTATTGAACTACTTCAAAGTTAAAGGTTTATTAAAGTCTGAAACCGGACAAGTTGCGGGTGTTGTAGCTCAAGACATTGAAACCAATAAATCGTATGAAATAAAAGCAAAGTCGGTTATTAACGCTACAGGAGTATTTGTGGATGATGTATTATTAATGGATAAACCTGAAGCACGGAGAATTGTACGTCCAAGTCAGGGAATTCACTTAATGCTCGACAAAAAATTCCTTCCCGGAAACGATGCCTTGATGATTCCTGAAACCAGCGACGGACGGGTATTGTTTGCAGTTCCATGGCACGATAAATTAGTGGTAGGTACCACTGACACTTTACGTGATCATCCGGAACTAGAACCCCATGCATTGGAAGAAGAAATCAACTTTATTCTAAATACTGCAGCTGCTTATTTAGTTAATAAACCTCAACGATCTGACGTTTTATCTGTATTTGTTGGACTTAGACCTCTTGCTGCCGTTGAAGGAAACAACCAAAGCACTAAAGAAATATCAAGAAGCCATAAAATCATTGTTTCATCCAGTAAACTCATCACTATTACCGGAGGAAAATGGACAACCTACAGAAGAATGGCCCAGGATACCCTTGAAAAGGCTATTAAACTCGATCTTTTACCTAATCGTCCATGTGTTACTCAAAATTTTAAGATACATGGATATAAGGAAAAAGTAGACAGAACGGATCCGCTTTATATTTATGGTTCTGACAAGGATGCGCTTTTACAGCTTAGCCATACCGAGAGAGAACTTTCTGAAAAGCTACATCCAGCCCATCCTCATCTAAAAGCAGAAGTTGTATGGTGTGTTAGGAATGAATTTGCGAGAACTGTTGAAGATATATTATCACGAAGAGTTCGGTTACTATTTCTTGATGCAAGGGCAGCCGTTGAAGCAGCCCCAACCGTTGCTCGTCTAATAGCTAATGAATTAAATAAGGATGAAAACTGGATCAATCAGCAAATAGCAGACTTTACAGCTTTAGCCAAAGAATACATACTACCAAACAAATAA